In one window of Nocardiopsis aegyptia DNA:
- the gltB gene encoding glutamate synthase large subunit yields the protein MPAAQVRRSSVRTNAETTSQGLYDPAFEHDACGVGFVADLTGRRSHDIVEKALTVLRNLDHRGASGADPDDGDGAGILTQIPHELYTEVCDFTLPEAGAYATGIAFLPSDAAERAAAVEAINTIVADEGLTLLGWRELPFEPQYSGPAARQAMPYFGQLFITGTAGTATEGLTGIALERYAYCVRKRAEHETDVYFPSLSPRTIAYKGMLTTPQLEPFFPDLSDRRYASGLALVHSRFSTNTFPSWPLAHPFRYVAHNGEINTVKGNRNMMRAREAKLATDLIPGDLDRIFPIVDPDDSDTASFDDALELLHLGGRSLPHAVLMMIPEPWENHTEMDPAVRAFYEFHSTLMEPWDGPASVSFTDGSLVGAVLDRNGLRPGRYWVTEDGLVVLASEAGVLDIEPDAIVRKGRLQPGRIFVVDTAQGRIIEDEELKAELAAEHPYQEWIDAGLVRLGDLPDAQPAPVTELNLAQQVFGYTEEDLRILLTPMARTGAEPIGSMGTDTPVAALSDRSRQLFDYFSQNFAQVTNPPLDAIREEMVTSLSTLLGAEGNLLKAEPGDTRRLVLPTPVVDQAELAAIVAAGRTTPALKTFTVDGTYPVDGGGDALAARLDELNDEVSAAIADGARILVLSDRGADATRAPIPSLLLTGSVHHHLVREKTRTEVGLLVEAADVRECHHVALLVGYGASAVNPYLALATVRDLVERGTIGGIDADTAVRNTVKAYGKSVLKIMSKIGVSTVSSYTGAQIFEALGLGREVIDRCFTGTTSRLGGVGFDVLAEEVAIRHRRAHTANPNAHRRLEVGGEYQWRREGEPHLFSPETVFKLQHSTRTRAYEIFKEYTSKVDDQAEKLMTLRGLFRLKEGVREPISVDEVEPVSEIVKRFSTGAMSYGSISAEAHETLAIAMNRLGGKSNTGEGGEDPARFTPDANGDLRRSAIKQVASGRFGVTSHYLSNADDIQIKMAQGAKPGEGGQLPGHKVYPWVARTRHSTPGVGLISPPPHHDIYSIEDLAQLIHDLKNANPSARIHVKLVSEAGVGTVAAGVSKAHADVVLISGHDGGTGASPLNSLKHAGTPWELGLAETQQTLLLNGLRDRIVVQTDGQMKTGRDVVIAALLGAEEFGFATAPLVVSGCVMMRVCHLDTCPVGVATQNPALRERFSGKAEYVVNFFEFIAQEVREYLAQLGFRSIDEAIGAVDLLDTTDAVQHWKAQGLDLSPILHEVEPWAGDHRAHTRSQDHGLEKALDNTLIQLSEGALDFGQPVRLELPVRNVNRTVGTMLGHEVTKRYGADGLPDDTIDVSFTGSAGQSFGAFVPKGVTLRLTGDANDYVGKGLSGGRLVVRPHADSRLVAEDHIIAGNVIGYGATSGEIYLRGVVGERFCVRNSGALAVVEGIGDHGCEYMTGGRAVVLGRTGRNFAAGMSGGVAYVLDLDTHRVNGEMVEIEPLTDEDRAFLTDVLTRHRAETGSAVAERLLAEGDAGLDRISRVMPRDYKRVLLAQAEAEREGRDVNEAVMASAQS from the coding sequence ATGCCTGCTGCTCAGGTGCGGCGTTCGTCCGTCCGAACGAACGCGGAAACCACTTCCCAGGGCCTGTACGACCCCGCCTTCGAGCACGACGCCTGCGGTGTGGGCTTCGTCGCCGACCTCACTGGACGTCGCAGCCACGACATCGTCGAGAAGGCGCTCACGGTCCTCCGCAACCTCGACCACCGCGGAGCCTCCGGGGCCGACCCCGACGACGGCGACGGCGCGGGCATCCTCACGCAGATCCCGCACGAGCTCTACACCGAGGTCTGCGACTTCACGCTCCCCGAGGCCGGCGCCTACGCCACCGGGATCGCCTTCCTGCCCTCCGACGCCGCCGAACGCGCGGCCGCCGTCGAGGCCATCAACACCATCGTCGCCGACGAGGGCCTGACCCTCCTCGGCTGGCGCGAACTGCCCTTCGAACCCCAGTACAGCGGCCCCGCCGCCCGGCAGGCCATGCCCTACTTCGGGCAGCTCTTCATCACCGGCACCGCGGGCACCGCCACCGAGGGCCTCACCGGCATCGCCCTGGAGCGCTACGCCTACTGCGTCCGCAAGCGCGCCGAGCACGAGACCGACGTCTACTTCCCGAGCCTGTCCCCGCGCACCATCGCCTACAAGGGCATGCTCACCACCCCGCAACTGGAGCCGTTCTTCCCCGACCTGTCCGACCGGCGCTACGCCTCCGGCCTGGCCCTGGTCCACTCCCGGTTCTCCACCAACACGTTCCCGTCCTGGCCCCTGGCCCACCCGTTCCGCTACGTCGCGCACAACGGTGAGATCAACACGGTCAAGGGCAACCGGAACATGATGCGGGCCCGCGAGGCCAAGCTCGCCACCGACCTCATCCCCGGCGACCTCGACCGGATCTTCCCCATCGTCGACCCCGACGACTCCGACACCGCGTCCTTCGACGACGCCCTGGAGCTCCTGCACCTGGGCGGACGCTCCCTGCCGCACGCGGTGCTCATGATGATCCCCGAGCCGTGGGAGAACCACACCGAGATGGACCCGGCCGTCCGGGCCTTCTACGAGTTCCACTCCACCCTCATGGAGCCCTGGGACGGACCCGCCTCGGTGTCCTTCACCGACGGTTCGCTCGTCGGCGCCGTCCTGGACCGCAACGGCCTGCGCCCCGGCCGCTACTGGGTCACCGAGGACGGCCTCGTCGTCCTGGCCAGCGAAGCCGGCGTCCTGGACATCGAGCCCGACGCCATCGTCCGCAAGGGACGACTCCAGCCCGGCCGCATCTTCGTCGTCGACACCGCCCAGGGGCGGATCATCGAGGACGAGGAGCTCAAGGCCGAACTCGCCGCCGAACACCCCTACCAGGAGTGGATCGACGCCGGCCTCGTCCGCCTCGGCGACCTGCCCGACGCCCAGCCCGCCCCGGTCACCGAACTCAACCTCGCCCAGCAGGTGTTCGGCTACACCGAGGAGGACCTGCGGATCCTGCTCACCCCGATGGCCCGCACCGGCGCCGAACCCATCGGCTCCATGGGCACCGACACACCCGTCGCGGCGCTCTCCGACCGCTCCCGGCAGCTCTTCGACTACTTCTCGCAGAACTTCGCGCAGGTCACCAACCCGCCGCTGGACGCCATCCGCGAGGAGATGGTCACCAGCCTGTCCACCCTGCTCGGCGCCGAGGGCAACCTCCTCAAGGCCGAACCCGGCGACACCCGCCGCCTCGTCCTGCCCACCCCGGTCGTCGACCAGGCCGAACTCGCCGCCATCGTCGCCGCGGGCCGGACCACCCCGGCGCTGAAGACCTTCACCGTCGACGGCACCTACCCCGTCGACGGCGGCGGCGACGCCCTCGCCGCCCGCCTGGACGAGCTCAACGACGAGGTCTCGGCCGCCATCGCCGACGGCGCCCGCATCCTCGTGCTCAGCGACCGCGGCGCCGACGCCACGCGCGCCCCCATCCCGTCGCTGCTGCTCACCGGCTCCGTCCACCACCACCTCGTCCGCGAGAAGACCCGCACCGAGGTCGGCCTGCTCGTCGAGGCCGCCGACGTCCGCGAGTGCCACCACGTCGCCCTCCTGGTCGGCTACGGCGCCTCCGCGGTCAACCCGTACCTGGCCCTGGCCACCGTCCGCGACCTGGTCGAGCGCGGCACCATCGGCGGCATCGACGCCGACACCGCCGTCCGCAACACCGTCAAGGCCTACGGTAAGAGCGTCCTGAAGATCATGTCGAAGATCGGCGTGTCCACGGTCAGCTCCTACACCGGCGCCCAGATCTTCGAGGCCCTCGGACTGGGCCGCGAGGTCATCGACCGCTGCTTCACCGGCACCACCTCCCGCCTGGGCGGCGTCGGCTTCGACGTCCTCGCCGAAGAGGTCGCCATCCGCCACCGCCGCGCCCACACCGCCAACCCCAACGCGCACCGGCGCCTGGAGGTCGGCGGCGAATACCAGTGGCGCCGCGAGGGCGAACCGCACCTGTTCAGCCCCGAGACCGTCTTCAAGCTCCAGCACTCCACCCGCACCCGCGCCTACGAGATCTTCAAGGAGTACACCTCCAAGGTCGACGACCAGGCCGAGAAGCTCATGACCCTGCGCGGGCTGTTCCGCCTCAAGGAGGGCGTGCGCGAACCCATCTCCGTCGACGAGGTCGAGCCCGTCTCCGAGATCGTCAAGCGCTTCTCCACCGGTGCCATGTCCTACGGCTCCATCTCCGCCGAGGCACACGAGACCCTCGCCATCGCGATGAACCGCCTCGGCGGCAAGTCCAACACCGGCGAGGGCGGCGAGGACCCGGCCCGCTTCACACCGGACGCCAACGGCGACCTGCGCCGCAGCGCCATCAAGCAGGTGGCCTCCGGCCGCTTCGGCGTCACCTCGCACTACCTCAGCAACGCCGACGACATCCAGATCAAGATGGCCCAGGGCGCCAAGCCCGGCGAAGGCGGACAGCTGCCCGGCCACAAGGTCTACCCGTGGGTCGCCCGGACCCGCCACTCCACCCCCGGCGTCGGGCTCATCTCCCCGCCGCCGCACCACGACATCTACTCCATCGAGGACCTCGCCCAGCTCATCCACGACCTCAAGAACGCGAATCCGTCCGCGCGGATCCACGTCAAGCTGGTCTCCGAGGCCGGCGTGGGCACCGTCGCCGCCGGTGTGTCCAAGGCCCACGCCGACGTCGTCCTCATCTCCGGCCACGACGGCGGCACCGGCGCCTCGCCGCTGAACTCGCTCAAGCACGCGGGCACCCCCTGGGAGCTCGGCCTCGCCGAGACCCAGCAGACCCTGCTGCTCAACGGCCTGCGCGACCGCATCGTCGTCCAGACCGACGGCCAGATGAAGACCGGCCGCGACGTCGTCATCGCCGCCCTCCTGGGCGCCGAGGAGTTCGGTTTCGCCACCGCGCCCCTCGTCGTCTCCGGCTGCGTCATGATGCGCGTGTGCCACCTCGACACCTGCCCGGTCGGCGTCGCCACCCAGAACCCCGCCCTGCGCGAGCGGTTCTCCGGCAAGGCCGAGTACGTCGTGAACTTCTTCGAGTTCATCGCCCAGGAGGTACGCGAGTACCTCGCCCAGCTCGGCTTCCGCAGCATCGACGAGGCCATCGGCGCCGTCGACCTGCTCGACACCACCGACGCCGTCCAGCACTGGAAGGCCCAGGGCCTGGACCTGAGCCCCATCCTGCACGAGGTCGAGCCGTGGGCCGGCGACCACCGCGCCCACACGCGCTCCCAGGACCACGGCCTGGAGAAGGCCCTGGACAACACCCTCATCCAGCTCAGCGAGGGTGCCCTGGACTTCGGCCAGCCCGTCAGGCTCGAACTGCCCGTCCGCAACGTCAACCGCACCGTCGGCACCATGCTCGGGCACGAGGTCACCAAGCGCTACGGCGCCGACGGCCTGCCCGACGACACCATCGACGTCAGCTTCACCGGCTCCGCCGGACAGTCCTTCGGAGCGTTCGTCCCCAAGGGCGTCACCCTCCGACTGACCGGCGACGCCAACGACTACGTCGGCAAGGGCCTCTCCGGCGGCCGACTCGTCGTACGGCCCCACGCCGACTCGCGCCTCGTCGCCGAGGACCACATCATCGCCGGCAACGTCATCGGCTACGGCGCCACCTCCGGAGAGATCTACCTCCGCGGCGTCGTCGGCGAACGCTTCTGCGTCCGCAACTCCGGTGCGCTCGCCGTCGTCGAGGGCATCGGCGACCACGGCTGCGAGTACATGACCGGCGGCCGCGCCGTCGTCCTCGGACGCACCGGACGCAACTTCGCGGCCGGCATGTCCGGCGGCGTCGCCTACGTCCTGGACCTGGACACCCACCGCGTCAACGGCGAGATGGTCGAGATCGAACCCCTCACCGACGAGGACCGGGCGTTCCTGACCGACGTCCTGACCCGCCACCGCGCCGAGACCGGCTCCGCCGTCGCCGAGCGCCTCCTGGCCGAGGGCGACGCCGGACTCGACCGGATCAGCCGGGTCATGCCGCGCGACTACAAGCGGGTCCTGCTCGCCCAGGCCGAGGCCGAGCGCGAGGGCCGCGACGTCAACGAGGCCGTCATGGCCTCCGCGCAGTCCTGA
- a CDS encoding bis-aminopropyl spermidine synthase family protein, whose product MAGHPTSPGADDSGAARTDDLTAGAMAPPLPPPAPPLPEAAPPLPDAAYRLLYAHGVDAPRPRRVLALLCDGRWWSPNDLVRASGVAHSVVAGLLRGLDEAGELVAEAGEGRGRVRLARPADYRGAALDDLADPVAHMVPRHARNAAELARAVIEGPESDLDLDHVTATADTALRRALFLATRFDLSDRTLLCVGDHDLTSVALALVCPSARTEVVDVDERVLAHIDALAASLGLSVRTHAADLRLGLPSTVRGTADVVFTDPPYTPDGVELFVRRGLEGMADPRKGRVLLAYGASEATPRLAATTQARLMRMDLLVESMWPDFNRYQAAESIGAASDLYVLRPLSRTPPGGTDEVARVYSQGVNAKEARGGLDAEAALRVTAAAAEDRGGDAGPGEPTLVGEWPAEVTRGGRVRLSTWMDSPAPAAEYAVVNLTGGWERPAARAALAATTGTVYLLVPSSAACARDEAGQRALRAMVEPRFRARFLRGFGRSDLTAVRLTRRPEGEAGSAADRLLAHVQERAHGTLTSTLRGGLIEVSAWQGRPVNKRTARHAVASAPGWVSGHGLLDLPEHRFAELRGVAEDLLAQIEEA is encoded by the coding sequence ATGGCAGGACATCCGACTTCTCCGGGCGCCGACGACTCCGGCGCCGCGCGCACCGACGACCTCACGGCGGGCGCGATGGCACCACCGCTGCCCCCGCCGGCACCGCCGCTGCCCGAGGCGGCACCGCCGCTGCCCGATGCGGCCTACCGGCTGCTGTACGCGCACGGTGTGGACGCCCCGCGCCCGCGCCGCGTGCTCGCGCTGCTCTGCGACGGGCGCTGGTGGAGCCCCAACGACCTCGTACGCGCCAGCGGTGTGGCGCACTCGGTCGTGGCGGGGCTGCTGCGCGGGCTGGACGAGGCCGGTGAGCTGGTCGCCGAGGCCGGGGAGGGCCGGGGACGCGTCCGGCTGGCCAGGCCCGCCGACTACCGCGGCGCCGCCCTCGACGACCTGGCCGACCCGGTGGCCCACATGGTGCCGCGGCACGCCCGCAACGCGGCCGAACTGGCCCGCGCCGTCATCGAGGGCCCGGAGTCGGACCTGGACCTGGACCACGTCACCGCGACCGCCGACACCGCGCTGCGGCGCGCCCTGTTCCTGGCCACCCGCTTCGACCTGTCCGACCGCACGCTGCTGTGCGTGGGCGACCACGACCTGACCTCGGTGGCCCTGGCCCTGGTGTGCCCCAGCGCCCGCACGGAGGTCGTGGACGTCGACGAGCGCGTGCTGGCCCACATCGACGCGCTGGCGGCCTCACTGGGGCTGTCGGTGCGCACGCACGCGGCCGACCTGCGGTTGGGGCTGCCCTCGACGGTCCGGGGCACGGCCGACGTGGTCTTCACCGATCCGCCCTACACCCCCGACGGGGTGGAGCTGTTCGTGCGGCGCGGGCTGGAGGGCATGGCCGACCCCCGCAAGGGGCGGGTCCTGCTGGCCTACGGCGCGAGCGAGGCCACGCCCCGCCTGGCCGCGACCACGCAGGCCCGGCTGATGCGCATGGACCTGCTGGTGGAGTCGATGTGGCCGGACTTCAACCGCTACCAGGCGGCGGAGTCGATCGGCGCCGCCTCGGACCTGTACGTGCTGCGCCCGCTCTCGCGCACGCCGCCGGGCGGCACGGACGAGGTGGCACGCGTGTACAGCCAGGGCGTCAACGCCAAGGAGGCCAGGGGCGGTCTGGACGCGGAGGCCGCGCTGCGCGTGACCGCCGCGGCGGCCGAGGACCGGGGCGGGGACGCCGGCCCCGGGGAGCCGACGCTGGTGGGCGAGTGGCCCGCCGAGGTGACGCGGGGCGGACGGGTCCGGCTCTCGACGTGGATGGACTCCCCCGCCCCGGCGGCGGAGTACGCCGTGGTCAACCTCACCGGCGGCTGGGAGCGGCCGGCGGCGCGCGCGGCGCTGGCGGCCACCACCGGCACCGTGTACCTCCTGGTGCCCTCCTCCGCGGCGTGCGCGCGCGACGAGGCGGGCCAGCGCGCCCTGCGCGCGATGGTGGAGCCGCGCTTCCGGGCGCGGTTCCTGCGCGGCTTCGGCCGGTCGGACCTGACCGCGGTCCGTCTGACGCGGCGCCCGGAGGGCGAGGCCGGGTCGGCGGCCGACCGGTTGCTGGCGCACGTGCAGGAGCGGGCGCACGGGACGCTCACGTCCACGCTGCGCGGCGGCCTGATCGAGGTGTCGGCCTGGCAGGGGCGGCCGGTGAACAAGCGCACGGCGCGGCACGCGGTGGCGTCGGCGCCGGGGTGGGTGTCCGGGCACGGCCTGCTCGACCTGCCCGAGCACCGGTTCGCCGAGCTGCGCGGGGTGGCCGAGGACCTGCTGGCGCAGATCGAGGAGGCGTAG
- the lgt gene encoding prolipoprotein diacylglyceryl transferase has translation MSSTASEGAAEYGRALAAIPSPEINSIPIGPLEIHFYALCILAGVIVAVFWSERRWARMGGESGTIMDMAVWAVILGLIGGRLYHVISDAQLYFGPGREPIRALYVWEGGLGIWGAVPLGAVGVWLVARKRGLSMSKLSFAIAPTIPLAQALGRWGNYFNQELFGAPTDLPWALRINPYPEGGLRQGMIPGETLYHPTFLYESLWCVGLSALLVFLGRRYEDRLAGGRLFAVYVMGYCVGRFWIEYLRIDPANDFFGMRLNNWTSIAVFLGALAYFVWAGRRLDRFSTAVVPHGHDAGTQVFGATPESDVADDSTVYSAVDTEDSEIGTQNGSSEGAGTEYHPSPERSSTESSTESASEDTGTDSGTKPE, from the coding sequence GTGTCGTCGACAGCTTCTGAGGGCGCGGCCGAGTACGGCCGCGCCCTCGCGGCCATTCCCAGCCCCGAGATCAACTCGATCCCGATCGGACCCCTGGAGATCCACTTCTACGCCCTGTGCATCCTCGCCGGGGTCATCGTGGCGGTGTTCTGGAGCGAACGCCGCTGGGCCCGGATGGGGGGCGAGAGCGGCACCATCATGGACATGGCCGTGTGGGCCGTGATCCTCGGCCTGATCGGCGGCCGCCTCTACCACGTCATCAGCGACGCCCAGCTCTACTTCGGGCCCGGCCGCGAACCCATCCGCGCCCTCTACGTCTGGGAGGGCGGCCTGGGCATCTGGGGTGCCGTCCCGCTGGGCGCCGTGGGCGTGTGGCTCGTCGCCAGGAAGCGCGGACTGTCCATGTCCAAGCTCTCCTTCGCCATCGCGCCGACCATTCCGCTCGCCCAGGCCCTCGGCCGCTGGGGCAACTACTTCAACCAGGAGCTCTTCGGCGCCCCCACCGACCTGCCCTGGGCCCTGCGCATCAACCCCTACCCCGAGGGCGGCCTGCGCCAGGGCATGATCCCCGGCGAGACCCTGTACCACCCCACCTTCCTCTACGAGTCCCTGTGGTGCGTGGGACTGAGCGCCCTGCTGGTCTTCCTCGGCCGCCGCTACGAGGACCGGCTCGCGGGTGGCCGGCTGTTCGCCGTCTACGTCATGGGCTACTGTGTGGGCCGGTTCTGGATCGAGTACCTGCGCATCGACCCGGCCAACGACTTCTTCGGCATGCGCCTGAACAACTGGACCTCCATCGCGGTCTTCCTGGGCGCACTGGCCTACTTCGTGTGGGCCGGCCGCCGACTGGACCGGTTCTCCACCGCGGTCGTCCCGCACGGGCACGACGCCGGAACCCAGGTGTTCGGCGCCACACCCGAGAGTGATGTCGCCGACGACAGCACCGTCTACAGCGCCGTGGACACCGAGGATTCCGAGATCGGGACACAGAACGGCAGCTCAGAGGGGGCGGGGACGGAATACCACCCGAGCCCTGAACGATCTAGTACCGAGAGCTCCACCGAGAGCGCATCCGAGGACACGGGCACCGACTCCGGGACCAAGCCCGAGTAG
- a CDS encoding DsbA family protein — translation MGSEARKRSRERLKEQRAKEKRAAQRRKTLLVVGAAAAVVLLIVGVGYAVLTADRRDSGFEGALPPQVLQEDGSVVMAQEGAEAPVVEVYADYQCPACRQFELLNGDTLKQSAAEGEAIVHFRPVSIFAQQPAPISSNSLRGGAAARAAADAGVFVQYNDLLFEHQPAEGEEGFAVADLQEWFREAGGTEEEAEAFDARVEEEAEVVEQFTQDYLPALTESAMAEIGEDTLGTMVLTDLISWGADHGHDPSFLEGTYTGEIIDATGTIYTRYSGDNAFRGTPAVYINGELLSNDTAMTVRGLTQAIAEADAGEVQTEPLDDGGAADPAQ, via the coding sequence ATGGGGAGTGAAGCGCGCAAGCGCTCGCGCGAACGGCTCAAGGAGCAGAGGGCGAAGGAGAAGCGCGCCGCGCAGCGCAGGAAGACCCTCCTCGTGGTCGGCGCGGCCGCCGCCGTCGTGCTGCTCATCGTCGGCGTCGGCTACGCCGTCCTGACCGCCGACCGGCGCGACAGCGGATTCGAGGGCGCCCTGCCGCCGCAGGTCCTGCAGGAGGACGGCAGCGTCGTCATGGCCCAGGAGGGCGCCGAGGCCCCGGTCGTGGAGGTCTACGCCGACTACCAGTGCCCCGCCTGCCGCCAGTTCGAGCTGCTCAACGGGGACACCCTCAAGCAGAGCGCCGCCGAGGGCGAGGCCATCGTCCACTTCCGCCCGGTCAGCATCTTCGCCCAGCAGCCGGCGCCCATCAGCAGCAACTCCCTGCGGGGCGGGGCCGCCGCCCGGGCCGCCGCCGACGCGGGCGTCTTCGTCCAGTACAACGACCTGCTGTTCGAGCACCAGCCCGCCGAGGGCGAGGAGGGCTTCGCCGTCGCGGACCTCCAGGAGTGGTTCCGCGAGGCCGGCGGCACCGAGGAGGAGGCCGAGGCCTTCGACGCCCGCGTCGAGGAGGAGGCCGAGGTCGTCGAGCAGTTCACCCAGGACTACCTGCCCGCCCTGACCGAGTCGGCCATGGCGGAGATCGGCGAGGACACCCTGGGCACCATGGTCCTGACCGACCTCATCTCCTGGGGAGCCGACCACGGGCACGACCCCTCGTTCCTGGAGGGCACCTACACCGGCGAGATCATCGATGCCACGGGGACGATCTACACTCGCTACAGCGGAGACAACGCGTTCCGCGGCACCCCCGCCGTCTACATCAACGGCGAGCTGCTCTCCAATGACACCGCCATGACGGTCAGGGGCCTGACCCAGGCGATCGCCGAGGCGGACGCCGGCGAGGTCCAGACCGAGCCGCTGGACGACGGGGGTGCGGCGGACCCAGCCCAGTAG
- a CDS encoding MauE/DoxX family redox-associated membrane protein, whose protein sequence is MDTADETTAPPAPPSRWVAVQPWITLACRLGLAGVLFYAAVSKYPPALSIQAVEAYDLFPVEIAELIGYTLPLFEIALAVLLLVGLATRYTGAVSALLMIAFIAGIVSAMARGLSIDCGCFGGGGEVAPGETSYGLSIARDIGFAALGAVIAIWPRSPFAVDRALGLFR, encoded by the coding sequence ATGGACACCGCAGACGAGACCACCGCGCCACCCGCACCCCCCTCACGATGGGTGGCCGTCCAGCCCTGGATCACGCTCGCCTGCCGCCTCGGGCTCGCAGGAGTGCTGTTCTACGCGGCCGTCTCCAAGTACCCGCCCGCGCTGTCGATCCAGGCGGTGGAGGCCTACGACCTCTTCCCGGTCGAGATCGCCGAACTCATCGGCTACACCCTCCCGCTCTTCGAGATCGCCCTGGCCGTCCTCCTCCTGGTCGGACTGGCCACCCGCTACACCGGCGCCGTCAGCGCCCTGCTCATGATCGCGTTCATCGCCGGCATCGTCTCGGCCATGGCCCGCGGCCTGAGCATCGACTGCGGCTGCTTCGGCGGCGGGGGAGAGGTCGCCCCCGGCGAGACCTCCTACGGGCTCTCCATCGCCCGCGACATCGGCTTCGCCGCCCTGGGCGCCGTCATCGCGATCTGGCCCCGCTCACCCTTCGCCGTCGACCGCGCGCTCGGCCTGTTCCGCTGA
- the trpA gene encoding tryptophan synthase subunit alpha — protein MTATTLQTTLAETRAAGRAALIGYLPAGFPDVESSVRIVEAMVEGGCDVVEVGLPYSDPMMDGPTIQRAADRALAAGTTTDDVFRVVEATAATGAAAVVMSYWNPIERYGVGRFADRLAKAGGAGVITPDLIPEESQEWVEASTAAGLDRIFLVAPSSTDRRLALTTDACSGFVYAASLMGVTGTRAQVADTAETLVRRARETTAESGLPICVGLGISTAAQAAEVAAYADGVIVGAGFCQRVLDAPDLETALTAVRSFAQELAAGVRR, from the coding sequence ATGACCGCCACCACGCTGCAGACCACGCTGGCCGAGACCCGGGCGGCCGGACGCGCCGCCCTCATCGGCTACCTGCCCGCCGGGTTCCCGGACGTGGAGTCCTCCGTCAGGATCGTGGAGGCCATGGTCGAGGGCGGCTGCGACGTCGTCGAGGTCGGCCTGCCCTACTCCGACCCGATGATGGACGGCCCCACCATCCAGCGCGCCGCCGACCGCGCGCTGGCCGCCGGCACCACCACCGACGACGTGTTCCGCGTCGTCGAGGCCACCGCCGCCACCGGTGCCGCCGCGGTGGTCATGTCCTACTGGAACCCGATCGAGCGCTACGGGGTCGGCCGGTTCGCCGACCGGCTGGCCAAGGCGGGCGGGGCCGGGGTCATCACCCCCGACCTCATCCCCGAGGAGTCCCAGGAGTGGGTCGAGGCCTCCACCGCGGCCGGCCTGGACCGGATCTTCCTCGTGGCGCCCTCCTCCACGGACCGCCGCCTCGCGCTGACCACCGACGCCTGCTCGGGCTTCGTCTACGCCGCCTCCCTCATGGGGGTCACCGGCACCCGCGCGCAGGTCGCCGACACCGCCGAGACCCTGGTCCGGCGGGCACGGGAGACGACCGCGGAGTCCGGCCTGCCGATCTGCGTGGGCCTGGGCATCTCCACCGCGGCCCAGGCCGCCGAGGTCGCCGCCTACGCCGACGGCGTCATCGTCGGCGCCGGGTTCTGCCAGCGGGTCCTGGACGCCCCCGACCTGGAGACCGCGCTGACCGCGGTCCGCTCCTTCGCCCAGGAGCTCGCGGCGGGCGTGCGCCGCTGA